A window of Clostridium sp. 'White wine YQ' contains these coding sequences:
- a CDS encoding methyl-accepting chemotaxis protein produces MKKISSRIIALIVTIVLGTGLSIGGFSVYVVNSVKDDILKQQKEQMLSSYDLTIKNQVESAISVLDGLNSKYKKGEITLNEAQKQGADLLRNMKYGKEGYFWADTLDGTNVVLLGKDTEGKNRLDAKDTKGNSYMKDIIANSQKPEGGYADYYFPKAGETESLQKRAYSKYYEPFGWVIGTGNYIDTIDKTIADQENAANSEVYGKIMILVGIALVAIVLAILLGSYIGKKISKPILRITELINKTSALDLEYDSSFEEIKKYNDEMGTIANAVVNLRAELRNIITELATSSESILVNADISSDGAQGLAQNTEAISQTMDEIAKGSVEQAENYQEIVAAFQSFTEKITNVTKGSEELKRISNNTIEANSKGKGSLEVLVNKFEENKVALNEIGDSITTLREKSNSIGNIVGKIGEIAEQTNLLALNAAIEAARAGEQGKGFAVVAEEVRKLSEEVNNETKEITTVIKEIQDKINISQVTMNRGREIIEDVSAAVSDTTEVFNLIDDATNNSLDKINILYSNVVDVDRDKTNVMDSIQSISAISEESAAGLEEVSASMAEQNTVAENTLILSEQLQDISKQLDVIVKKFKL; encoded by the coding sequence ATGAAGAAAATAAGTAGTAGAATAATAGCATTAATAGTGACCATTGTTCTTGGTACAGGCTTATCTATTGGTGGATTTTCTGTATACGTTGTCAATTCTGTAAAAGATGACATTTTGAAGCAACAGAAAGAGCAGATGCTAAGTAGTTATGATTTAACTATTAAAAATCAGGTTGAATCAGCAATTTCTGTTTTGGATGGTTTAAACAGTAAATATAAAAAGGGCGAAATAACTTTAAATGAGGCTCAAAAACAAGGTGCAGATTTACTTAGAAATATGAAGTATGGAAAAGAAGGATACTTTTGGGCTGATACTTTAGATGGAACTAATGTGGTTCTTTTAGGGAAGGATACTGAGGGAAAGAACAGATTAGATGCCAAAGATACAAAAGGAAATTCTTACATGAAAGACATAATTGCTAACAGTCAAAAACCAGAAGGTGGTTATGCAGATTATTATTTTCCTAAAGCAGGAGAAACAGAAAGCTTGCAAAAAAGAGCTTATAGTAAATATTATGAACCTTTTGGATGGGTAATAGGAACAGGTAATTACATAGATACTATAGATAAAACTATAGCGGATCAAGAGAATGCTGCTAATAGTGAGGTATATGGTAAAATAATGATATTAGTTGGTATTGCACTAGTAGCCATTGTGTTAGCAATATTATTAGGATCATACATAGGGAAGAAAATATCTAAACCAATTTTAAGGATAACTGAACTTATAAACAAGACATCAGCATTGGATTTAGAATACGATTCTAGCTTTGAAGAGATTAAGAAATATAATGATGAAATGGGAACTATAGCTAATGCTGTGGTCAATCTTAGAGCAGAGCTTAGAAATATTATTACTGAGCTTGCTACATCTTCAGAAAGTATTCTTGTAAATGCAGACATATCGTCTGATGGAGCTCAAGGACTAGCACAAAATACAGAGGCTATATCTCAAACTATGGATGAAATTGCAAAAGGTTCTGTTGAACAAGCTGAAAATTATCAAGAGATAGTAGCAGCCTTCCAAAGCTTTACTGAAAAAATAACTAACGTTACTAAGGGGTCAGAAGAACTTAAGAGAATATCTAACAATACCATAGAAGCAAATAGTAAAGGAAAAGGAAGTTTAGAAGTTCTAGTTAATAAGTTCGAGGAAAATAAAGTAGCTTTAAATGAGATTGGAGACAGTATAACAACCTTAAGAGAAAAATCTAATTCAATAGGAAATATCGTAGGTAAAATTGGTGAAATTGCAGAACAAACTAATCTGCTTGCACTAAATGCAGCAATTGAAGCAGCTAGAGCAGGAGAGCAAGGAAAGGGTTTTGCAGTAGTTGCGGAAGAAGTTAGAAAACTTTCGGAAGAAGTAAATAACGAAACCAAGGAAATTACAACAGTTATTAAAGAAATTCAAGATAAGATTAATATATCTCAAGTCACTATGAATAGAGGAAGAGAAATAATTGAGGATGTTAGTGCGGCAGTTAGTGATACTACAGAGGTATTTAATTTAATTGATGATGCTACAAATAATTCTTTAGACAAAATAAATATACTATATAGTAATGTAGTAGATGTAGATAGAGATAAAACCAATGTTATGGATTCAATCCAATCCATTTCAGCTATATCAGAAGAGTCTGCTGCTGGACTAGAAGAAGTTTCAGCATCAATGGCAGAGCAAAATACAGTAGCAGAAAATACATTGATATTATCTGAACAGTTACAAGATATTTCTAAACAATTAGATGTTATTGTGAAAAAATTTAAGCTTTAA
- a CDS encoding heavy metal translocating P-type ATPase, with the protein MKEEIFKIEGMTCAACVRAVERSTKKLQGVEESFVNLATEKLNIKFNEEEVTTEDIIAAVDKAGYKAIHEEKEEQLITSKIFKIEGMTCAACVRAVERAVNKVEGVNSGSVNLATEKLTIEYDSSKVRSMDIMAAVEKAGYKAKEEEETQEETEDVKLKESKALWKRFIISAIFTVPLLIIAMGHMLGFMLPGIIDAEMNPMTFALVQLILVIPVVVAGKKFYKVGFKSLFSGNPNMDSLIAIGSGAAILYGLFAIYQISIGNHEYTMDLYFESAATILTLITLGKFLESKTKGRTSEAIKKLMGLAPKTATIIKDGKELVIPIKEVIVGDVILVKPGEKLPVDGEVIEGNTSIDESMLTGESIPVEKVIGSKVIGASINKNGSIKYKATRVGKDTALAQIVKLVEEAQGSKAPIAKLADIISGYFVPVVMTLAVLSAGTWFLFGKGTIFSLSIFISVLVIACPCALGLATPTAIMVGTGKGAENGVLIKGGEALETTHKIQTIVFDKTGTITEGKPKVTDIITKNYDERQLLLYAASAEKASEHPLGEAIVEKAKEENLDFVKVENFKAISGKGIEAVIEGKKYYLGNLKLMVEQEISLEDLKEASDNLSKEGKTPMYIAENGLLVGIIAVADTIKASSKKAIETLHSMGIQVAMLTGDNKNTAEAIAREVGIDKVIAEVLPENKAEEVSKLQNEGKKVAMVGDGINDAPALAKADIGIAIGSGTDVAIESADIVLMRSDLMDVPTAIQLSKKTIKNIKQNLFWAFGYNVLGIPVAMGVWYALGGRLLNPMIAALAMSFSSVSVLLNALRLKGFKPAK; encoded by the coding sequence ATGAAAGAAGAGATTTTCAAGATAGAAGGAATGACCTGTGCAGCATGTGTTAGAGCAGTAGAAAGATCTACAAAAAAGCTTCAAGGTGTGGAAGAATCATTTGTTAATCTTGCTACAGAAAAGTTAAATATAAAATTTAATGAAGAGGAAGTTACTACTGAGGATATAATTGCAGCAGTAGATAAAGCTGGATATAAAGCAATACATGAGGAGAAAGAAGAACAACTTATAACTTCAAAAATTTTCAAAATAGAAGGAATGACTTGTGCAGCTTGTGTTAGGGCTGTAGAGAGAGCAGTAAATAAAGTCGAAGGTGTAAATAGTGGGTCAGTTAATTTAGCAACTGAGAAGTTAACTATAGAATATGATTCTAGCAAAGTAAGAAGCATGGATATAATGGCAGCAGTTGAAAAGGCTGGCTATAAGGCTAAAGAGGAAGAAGAAACTCAAGAAGAAACAGAAGATGTTAAGTTAAAAGAATCGAAGGCTTTGTGGAAAAGATTTATTATTTCAGCAATATTTACAGTACCTCTATTAATAATTGCTATGGGTCATATGTTAGGATTTATGCTTCCAGGAATTATTGATGCAGAGATGAATCCTATGACTTTTGCATTAGTTCAATTAATACTAGTAATACCGGTAGTAGTTGCAGGAAAGAAATTTTATAAGGTTGGATTTAAATCATTATTTTCAGGAAATCCTAATATGGATTCATTAATTGCAATAGGAAGTGGAGCAGCTATTTTATATGGATTATTTGCAATTTATCAGATATCAATAGGAAATCATGAGTATACAATGGACTTATATTTTGAATCTGCAGCAACAATCCTTACACTTATAACACTCGGAAAATTCTTAGAGAGCAAAACAAAAGGAAGAACTTCAGAAGCTATAAAAAAATTAATGGGATTAGCTCCAAAAACTGCAACAATAATAAAAGATGGGAAAGAATTAGTTATTCCTATAAAAGAAGTAATAGTTGGAGATGTAATATTAGTTAAGCCAGGAGAAAAGCTTCCAGTTGACGGAGAAGTTATCGAAGGTAATACTTCAATAGATGAATCTATGCTTACAGGTGAAAGTATTCCAGTTGAAAAGGTAATAGGATCTAAAGTAATAGGTGCTTCAATAAATAAAAATGGATCAATTAAATATAAGGCTACAAGAGTTGGAAAAGATACTGCATTAGCTCAAATAGTTAAGCTAGTTGAGGAAGCTCAAGGATCTAAAGCTCCAATTGCAAAACTCGCTGATATAATATCTGGATATTTTGTACCGGTAGTTATGACGTTGGCAGTGTTATCGGCAGGAACATGGTTCCTTTTTGGTAAGGGAACAATATTCTCCTTAAGCATATTTATTTCAGTATTAGTAATAGCTTGTCCATGTGCGCTAGGGTTAGCAACACCTACAGCAATAATGGTTGGAACAGGAAAAGGTGCGGAAAATGGTGTACTAATTAAAGGCGGAGAAGCTTTAGAAACAACTCATAAAATTCAAACTATAGTATTTGATAAAACAGGAACTATTACTGAAGGTAAGCCTAAGGTAACAGATATAATTACAAAGAACTATGATGAAAGACAATTACTTTTATATGCAGCAAGTGCTGAAAAAGCCTCAGAGCATCCTTTAGGGGAAGCTATAGTAGAAAAAGCTAAGGAAGAAAATCTTGATTTTGTAAAGGTGGAAAATTTCAAAGCTATTTCTGGTAAAGGCATAGAAGCTGTTATAGAAGGCAAAAAATATTATTTAGGTAATCTTAAACTTATGGTGGAACAAGAAATTAGTTTAGAGGACTTAAAAGAGGCATCAGATAACTTATCAAAAGAAGGAAAAACACCTATGTATATAGCTGAAAATGGATTGTTAGTTGGAATAATCGCAGTAGCAGATACAATTAAAGCTAGTTCAAAGAAAGCTATAGAAACACTTCATAGCATGGGAATTCAGGTAGCAATGCTAACTGGAGATAATAAGAATACAGCAGAAGCAATAGCTAGAGAAGTTGGTATAGATAAAGTAATTGCTGAAGTTTTACCAGAAAATAAAGCAGAGGAAGTAAGTAAACTTCAAAACGAAGGAAAGAAAGTTGCTATGGTTGGTGATGGAATAAATGATGCTCCAGCACTTGCAAAAGCAGATATTGGAATAGCAATTGGCTCAGGTACAGATGTTGCAATAGAATCTGCTGACATTGTATTAATGAGAAGTGACCTTATGGATGTACCTACTGCAATACAATTAAGTAAGAAAACTATAAAAAATATAAAACAAAATCTATTCTGGGCATTTGGATATAATGTTTTAGGAATACCTGTTGCAATGGGTGTTTGGTATGCATTAGGTGGTAGATTATTAAATCCAATGATAGCAGCATTAGCAATGAGTTTTAGTTCTGTATCAGTGCTTTTAAATGCATTAAGACTTAAGGGATTTAAACCAGCTAAATAA
- a CDS encoding glutathionylspermidine synthase family protein: MYKNYWDKLLFEYKLIHSKRIKNIYSDVPYFMEKEIYSEFINTAKVINDIAVKIQNGINSEFQDFKNYIPPFKYINEILSLRREEIPIFWSRFDGFIREDINEKKVFYSELNYDKPCAQRECMVAEETLKGYGNINEGFLEKFINNFYKIKDKYYKSSRIKVALLVDPAHYEETHLALLFIEKLRNKDIELILSSAENIYVDNGEVFCFQEKIDVILRLYPTEYLYEIPDFLDILKLFDQGKILILNDPRVIIAQCKNLYTYLWVLVENKDTRLNDRERKAVINSLPYTEILTDENLTEASRNKDKYVIKPVYGRYSDDVFIGKLYSEEEWKEVIDYIKISKFEKPYIIQEFIKQKQETTYYYDGEFRIPKDGYGNFGIYFSLDEVIGTCVRWNPDYLTNDEYTWFTPIGIEEEKFRITPEYFKLKDIDSRIIVEGEFSGLNIWNKEYINTSIGVLDENKLNELKYATEELSKIFIKTRDYIKQNIDVFKDILSIDGLEKVIKKDECEELTFLGRMDWALDSYNNWKLLEFNSETPAGVAEAIFVEEILFDEIEKRTSNLKDVRRINEKLKDMIFQEGKKIIDSYDLDNPTIGFISLTYYEDWVNTNAIYKIFKEKYNCVCGNIEDMEIRIDGLYLYNEKVDVVFRYYPLDWMKDEEDIECNKLLEIASEKVFFLNPANTIITQSKALFPIIFQLIKNKFYTSREEEIIRSYIPHTTFDIEELVSNDFFIKPLLGREGTKVVPSYKLREIPDEDIVFQQSVLTKTCGDKKYVIFGTYVTGSNFAGVYTRLGEEVTTKECSYIPLTTKVL; this comes from the coding sequence ATGTATAAGAATTATTGGGATAAACTCCTTTTTGAATATAAGCTTATACATTCAAAAAGAATAAAGAATATATATTCAGATGTTCCATATTTTATGGAGAAAGAAATTTATAGTGAATTTATTAATACTGCCAAAGTTATAAATGATATAGCAGTTAAAATACAAAATGGAATAAATTCAGAGTTTCAAGATTTTAAAAATTATATACCTCCCTTTAAATATATTAATGAAATATTATCATTAAGACGAGAAGAGATTCCAATATTCTGGAGCAGATTTGATGGTTTTATTAGGGAAGACATTAATGAGAAGAAAGTATTTTATAGTGAACTTAATTATGATAAGCCTTGCGCTCAAAGAGAATGTATGGTGGCAGAGGAAACATTAAAGGGGTATGGAAATATAAATGAAGGGTTTTTAGAAAAATTTATAAATAATTTTTACAAGATAAAAGATAAATATTATAAAAGCTCAAGAATTAAAGTAGCATTACTTGTGGACCCAGCTCATTATGAAGAAACACATTTAGCCTTGCTTTTTATTGAGAAATTAAGAAATAAAGATATTGAATTAATATTAAGTTCAGCAGAAAATATATATGTAGATAATGGTGAAGTGTTTTGTTTTCAAGAAAAAATCGACGTTATTTTAAGATTATATCCAACTGAATATTTATATGAAATTCCAGATTTCTTAGATATTTTAAAATTATTTGATCAAGGAAAAATATTGATTTTAAATGATCCGAGAGTAATTATAGCTCAATGCAAAAATCTTTATACATATCTTTGGGTTTTAGTAGAAAACAAGGATACAAGACTTAATGATAGAGAAAGAAAGGCTGTAATAAACTCTTTGCCATATACAGAAATTTTAACTGATGAAAATTTAACTGAAGCCTCAAGAAACAAGGACAAGTACGTAATTAAGCCTGTTTATGGAAGATATAGTGATGATGTGTTTATAGGAAAGCTATATAGTGAAGAAGAATGGAAAGAGGTTATTGATTATATTAAAATTTCTAAATTTGAAAAGCCATATATTATACAAGAATTTATAAAGCAGAAGCAGGAAACAACATATTATTATGATGGAGAATTTAGAATTCCAAAGGATGGATACGGAAACTTTGGGATATATTTTTCTCTAGATGAAGTGATTGGTACATGTGTTAGATGGAATCCAGACTATCTTACAAATGATGAGTATACTTGGTTTACACCAATTGGAATTGAAGAAGAGAAGTTTAGAATAACTCCAGAATATTTTAAATTAAAGGACATAGATTCAAGAATAATAGTAGAAGGTGAATTTTCAGGCTTAAATATATGGAATAAGGAATATATTAATACTTCCATTGGAGTGCTAGATGAAAATAAATTAAACGAACTCAAATATGCTACAGAGGAACTTTCTAAAATATTTATTAAAACAAGAGATTATATTAAGCAGAATATTGATGTTTTTAAAGATATACTAAGCATTGATGGCTTAGAAAAAGTAATTAAGAAAGATGAATGTGAAGAACTAACATTTCTAGGAAGAATGGACTGGGCACTAGATAGTTATAACAATTGGAAACTCCTAGAGTTTAATTCAGAAACTCCAGCAGGGGTTGCAGAGGCAATTTTTGTTGAAGAAATATTGTTTGATGAAATAGAAAAAAGAACTTCAAATCTAAAAGATGTAAGAAGAATAAATGAAAAATTGAAAGATATGATATTTCAAGAGGGAAAGAAAATAATCGATAGTTATGATTTAGATAATCCAACTATAGGATTTATTTCTTTAACCTATTATGAAGATTGGGTAAATACAAATGCTATATATAAAATATTTAAAGAAAAATATAATTGTGTTTGTGGAAATATTGAAGACATGGAAATAAGAATAGATGGTCTTTATCTTTATAATGAAAAGGTTGATGTTGTATTTAGATATTATCCGCTTGATTGGATGAAAGATGAGGAAGATATTGAATGTAATAAGTTATTAGAAATAGCTTCTGAAAAAGTATTTTTCTTAAACCCTGCAAATACAATAATAACTCAGTCAAAAGCATTATTTCCAATTATATTTCAACTTATAAAAAATAAATTTTATACAAGTAGGGAAGAGGAGATTATTAGGAGTTATATTCCCCATACAACCTTTGATATTGAAGAATTAGTGAGCAATGATTTTTTCATAAAGCCTTTGCTAGGGAGGGAAGGAACTAAAGTTGTTCCGAGCTATAAGCTTAGGGAAATTCCTGATGAAGATATTGTGTTTCAACAAAGCGTATTAACTAAGACTTGTGGAGACAAAAAATATGTGATATTTGGAACATATGTTACTGGAAGTAATTTTGCTGGGGTTTATACAAGACTAGGTGAGGAAGTAACTACAAAAGAATGCTCTTACATTCCATTAACAACAAAGGTATTATAA
- a CDS encoding heavy-metal-associated domain-containing protein, translating into MKKVVIEGMSCGHCKARVEKSLIELDGITAAIVDLDTKTATIEGDASDDAIRDAIDDAGYDVVSIS; encoded by the coding sequence ATGAAAAAAGTAGTAATAGAAGGAATGTCTTGTGGACATTGCAAAGCTAGAGTTGAAAAAAGCCTAATAGAATTAGATGGAATAACTGCTGCTATTGTTGATTTAGATACTAAAACAGCAACAATAGAAGGAGATGCATCAGATGATGCTATTAGAGATGCTATAGATGATGCAGGATATGACGTAGTATCCATAAGTTAA
- a CDS encoding AI-2E family transporter: MNFIEKNLTSNTFKRVMALLFLGVILFLFRDFMSLIFLTLIETIVVLDISKLIYKKLGFKKVLSKKITNIISFFLVLSGIVGFLLFFIPDIVNQVNMIITQFRDFDFSNLTSLLEKYNINIDQETIMKGVSSINGITFKTFSYVKATGVNIGLSFLLTFMYILEEEKLRKFLTRFEKGRSKFLYTYYKNLAKKFMKSFVVVIEMQLVISFINTTLSCIILSLLGFNNVFILGLMMFMLGLIPVLGVIISFIPLGICAFQVGGISKVISVLVMIIALHMLESYILNPKIMSTAVNLPIFITFAVLILSEHFIGPWGMIIGIPIFVFLVELVSGEDSEISI, from the coding sequence TTGAATTTTATTGAAAAGAATTTAACCAGTAACACATTTAAAAGAGTTATGGCACTTTTGTTTTTAGGTGTAATATTATTTTTATTTAGAGACTTTATGTCTTTGATATTTTTAACTTTAATTGAAACCATAGTTGTTTTAGATATATCGAAACTTATTTATAAAAAGTTAGGATTCAAAAAGGTCTTAAGTAAAAAGATTACAAATATTATTTCGTTCTTTTTAGTACTCTCGGGTATAGTTGGATTTTTACTGTTTTTTATTCCTGACATAGTAAATCAAGTTAATATGATAATAACGCAGTTTAGGGATTTTGATTTTTCAAACCTTACATCTCTTTTGGAAAAATATAATATTAACATAGATCAAGAAACCATTATGAAAGGTGTTTCAAGTATTAATGGAATTACTTTTAAAACCTTTAGTTATGTTAAGGCTACTGGAGTTAATATTGGATTATCATTTTTATTAACATTTATGTACATACTTGAAGAAGAGAAGCTTAGAAAATTTCTTACTAGATTCGAAAAAGGAAGAAGTAAGTTTCTATATACCTATTATAAAAATCTTGCAAAGAAATTTATGAAGTCTTTTGTAGTTGTAATTGAGATGCAGCTAGTTATATCTTTTATAAATACAACTCTTTCATGCATTATACTTAGCTTACTTGGCTTCAATAATGTGTTTATCTTAGGATTAATGATGTTTATGCTAGGATTAATACCTGTACTAGGAGTAATAATTTCATTTATTCCTCTTGGGATATGTGCATTCCAAGTTGGTGGAATTTCAAAAGTTATTTCAGTTTTAGTAATGATAATTGCACTACACATGTTAGAAAGTTATATTTTAAATCCAAAGATTATGTCTACAGCTGTAAACTTACCTATATTTATTACATTTGCTGTTTTGATTTTATCAGAGCATTTTATAGGACCATGGGGAATGATAATAGGTATTCCTATATTTGTATTCTTAGTTGAATTGGTAAGTGGAGAAGATAGTGAAATAAGCATTTAG
- a CDS encoding class I SAM-dependent methyltransferase — MSEIAKRLNQCRKPTGELGKFVVDDMNQNHYELTGWGFDKLSIKEEGIILDIGCGGGRTVNRLASLSKNGKVYGIDYSLDCVSWASEFNKELIDEGRVYISNASVENLPYDDEMFDIITAVETIYFWPDFLANIKEVLRVLKPSGKFLIVNEVYSSERFKERNDEFLATGKMKIYSPEELKDLLMKAGYKAISIDVIEERNWLRAVAEK, encoded by the coding sequence ATGAGTGAAATAGCAAAAAGATTGAATCAGTGCAGGAAACCTACTGGAGAGTTAGGAAAATTTGTGGTTGATGATATGAATCAAAATCATTATGAATTAACAGGCTGGGGATTTGATAAACTTTCAATAAAAGAAGAGGGTATTATTTTAGATATTGGCTGTGGTGGAGGGAGAACAGTTAATAGATTAGCTAGTTTATCTAAGAACGGTAAGGTGTATGGAATAGATTATTCTTTAGATTGTGTAAGCTGGGCAAGTGAATTTAATAAAGAACTTATTGATGAAGGAAGGGTATATATATCTAACGCAAGTGTTGAAAATTTACCATATGATGATGAAATGTTTGATATTATTACTGCTGTTGAGACTATATATTTTTGGCCAGACTTTTTAGCAAATATAAAGGAAGTTCTTAGAGTTTTAAAACCATCTGGAAAATTCTTGATTGTAAATGAAGTGTATTCAAGTGAGAGGTTTAAGGAGAGGAATGATGAGTTTTTAGCAACTGGAAAGATGAAAATATACTCTCCAGAAGAATTAAAAGATTTATTAATGAAGGCTGGATATAAAGCTATATCTATTGATGTAATAGAAGAACGAAATTGGCTAAGAGCAGTAGCAGAAAAATAG
- a CDS encoding glycoside hydrolase family 1 protein, with protein MFHEKLDKFPKDFLWGSASAAYQVEGAWEEDGKGLSIWDEYVKIPGTTFEGTDGSVAVDHYHRFKEDVKLMAEMGLKAYRFSIAWSRIYPEGRGHVNELGLKFYDDLINELIKYNIEPVITAYHWDLPKALQDLYGGWESREIIDDFNNYCVTLYKRYGDRVKYWVTLNEQNVFIGLGYSTALHPPGVKDTKRMLHANHIASLANAKAIQSFRDIVKDGKIGPSFAYGPVYPLDCSPENMLAFENALEHNNHWWMDVYAWGKYPRIMYRELEKRGVAPEIQPGDLELLKAGKPDFMGVNYYQSGVVASNPLDGVSEGKMNTTGKKGTTSESGVPGLFKNTKNPYLKTTDWDWAIDPTGLRVGLRRITNRYDLPVLITENGLGAYDTLEENDVVKDEYRIDYLRAHVEACKEAITDGVDLLGYCTWSFTDLLSWLNGYQKRYGFVYVNRDEHSEKDLRRIKKDSFYWYKKVIETNGEEF; from the coding sequence ATGTTCCATGAAAAGTTAGATAAATTTCCTAAAGATTTTCTTTGGGGTTCAGCGTCGGCAGCATATCAAGTAGAAGGTGCTTGGGAAGAGGATGGAAAAGGTCTTTCAATATGGGATGAATATGTAAAGATTCCTGGAACAACATTTGAAGGTACCGATGGTAGTGTAGCAGTTGATCATTATCACAGATTTAAAGAAGATGTAAAATTAATGGCAGAGATGGGATTAAAGGCATACCGTTTCTCAATTGCTTGGTCACGTATTTATCCAGAAGGAAGAGGACATGTAAATGAATTAGGTTTGAAGTTTTATGATGACTTAATTAATGAATTGATAAAATACAACATAGAGCCAGTTATTACAGCATATCATTGGGATTTACCTAAAGCACTTCAAGATTTATATGGAGGCTGGGAATCAAGAGAAATAATAGATGATTTTAATAATTATTGTGTGACTTTATATAAGAGATATGGGGATAGAGTTAAATACTGGGTTACATTAAATGAACAAAATGTATTTATCGGATTAGGTTATAGTACAGCATTACACCCACCAGGTGTAAAGGATACAAAGAGAATGCTTCATGCAAATCATATTGCAAGCTTAGCTAATGCTAAAGCAATACAATCTTTTAGAGACATTGTAAAGGATGGTAAAATAGGACCAAGCTTTGCTTATGGACCAGTTTACCCATTAGATTGTTCTCCAGAGAACATGTTAGCTTTTGAAAATGCATTAGAACATAACAATCATTGGTGGATGGACGTTTATGCATGGGGAAAATATCCAAGAATTATGTATAGAGAATTGGAAAAGAGAGGGGTAGCTCCTGAAATTCAGCCTGGAGATTTAGAATTATTAAAGGCTGGAAAGCCTGACTTTATGGGAGTTAATTATTATCAATCAGGAGTAGTAGCTTCAAACCCACTAGATGGAGTTAGTGAAGGTAAGATGAATACAACAGGTAAAAAAGGTACTACAAGTGAAAGTGGAGTGCCAGGGTTATTTAAAAACACAAAAAATCCGTACCTAAAGACTACTGATTGGGATTGGGCTATTGATCCTACAGGTTTAAGAGTTGGACTTAGAAGAATAACTAATAGATATGATTTACCTGTTTTAATAACTGAAAATGGGTTAGGTGCATATGATACTTTAGAAGAAAATGATGTTGTAAAAGATGAGTATAGAATAGATTATTTAAGAGCTCATGTTGAGGCTTGCAAAGAAGCAATAACAGATGGAGTAGATCTACTTGGTTACTGTACTTGGTCATTTACAGACTTATTAAGCTGGCTAAATGGATATCAAAAGAGATATGGTTTCGTATATGTAAATAGAGATGAACATAGCGAAAAAGATTTAAGAAGAATAAAGAAAGATAGTTTCTATTGGTATAAAAAAGTTATAGAAACAAATGGAGAAGAATTCTAA